GATAAATGGTCTGATCTTTGAGTGTCTGTGTCGGAACGCCCGCTCCTGATTTCACAGTAACTGTAAGTGAGTTTCCTCCAGCAGCTGCTGGTGTTCCTCCTGCGGCAAATGCAGTGACAGACATAGCCATCATCATAATCGCTGCCAGCATTAATGCCATGATTTTTTTCATTCTCTTCATGTCCTTTATCTCCTTTTCTTGAGAATTTTTTTTATAGTTTTTCTGCTTTTTTATTTTCCTTGCATTTTTTATATCTCATTATGAAATATACCAGGAAAAGCAGAACAGCTATCAGGTAAATCAAATAGCTTCCGTATCCTCCGGTATCCGGAAGACCTGGGAAATGTTTGTTGGTTATCGTAAACGTAAATCCATCATCTGATTTTTTTATCGTTGTCGTATAACCATCTATTTTTGTTTCTGTAACGGAATATGTGTAATAGTGAATGGTTTTATTTTCATCCGTCGTATATGCTGGAAGCCCTTTGATTACTTCCTGCCAGGTAGATTTATCACTAGAACCACTTATAATATAGTCCCCATATCCTGGAACAGTTTCTGTCTGTTCTTTTCCTGCTGCATCTGTCCAGGTACGAGATATCGTTACCGTAATGTTATCCGGACGTTTTTTATCCAGATTGTTTAGATCCTTCCAAACTTTATTGATTGTCAGCTTGATATGTTCATCACATGGATCCTGTGACTCGGATGGCTCCGGAGTACCACTTTCTCCTGTGTTCAATGTTGTTTTAGTATCTGACATCAATACTGCTTTTGCTGGCGATTCATAGGCATTAAGATCTGCTTTCACTGAATCACTCTTGCTTGCCAGAACAGCATTCTTTAAAGTCTCAAAGGTCTTTACCGGATTCATATGTCCTATTGTATAAATATCCCATCCACTTGCATCATCCTTTTCATGACTGCTGTTCAAGATACTGTTATTCTTTTTAATTTCATCTAAAGATTGATCTAATTTTCTGTAAATACGGTAATTATTGTTCTCGCCTTCCACCTTATCTAATGTATTGAATTGATATTGCGAATCCAGTTCACTTTTTCCGCTAAATGGTCCAACAAGATCTTTTGTTCCACGAACCACATCACAGTAATACATGTTGTTGTTCTTCAAAAGTCCTTCATCGTTGAATCCAACAAAGCCACCACTTCGTCCGTCTTTAGCATCACCATCATTGTTATTTCCGGCTCCACCGGCATAGACATCATACCCATGACTGACACCGTAGACATTACTATCAGTAATTCTTGTTCGATTCGCCTTGATCAGACTCACACTGATATTGGATTTGGCATCATTATCATTCAGCAATCCATTTTCGTCGCATGGAAGTTTGATGGATGAATCTCCAATCGTAATAATTGCAAGGTCTGTCCGTTGGTCGTTATCCGTTGACTTCTTTGAAAGTCCTACAGATATATCCAGTCCGAGCAGATTTACATGAAGCAGTTTGCCATCATACAGTGCATCCACTTTGATAATTCCAAGATTGATCTTCAGAAGATTGGAATCCTGGATTTTATCCAGATATAATGCTTTTATAAGTTCATTAACAAGCGAGAATATTACATTCACTGCTCCAGAATCCAACTTCAAATCTGCAAGATAAGCGAAACTTGTTCGTCCTGCAAATCCGCCGGCTGTTCCACCTGACGCTACCTGTTTCAGTCCAATTTTCTGGTTCGTCTTGTCACCTGCTGTACAATTCGACATTCTTGCAAGATTGGCATATCCGATAAATCCTCCGGCAATCTGCTCATCTCCATTTGTACTCTGCACAGTGTAACCCTCATCAGTTCCTGTAACTGCACAGTCATCAATGTGAGAACCAAAAATGTCCATAACTCCAAGAGCACCACCAAGCAACTGTCCTGTATTGTCTCCAATAACGTCTATCTTGTCTGCCTTAACTACTCCGCTCTTTCCAGAATAGCCGACAAATCCTCCGACACTATTCAAACCTCTTACATTGCTTAATTCTGTTACTTTACTGTTTTTCACAGAACCATTTAGCAATGAGCCGCCAAAACCTCCGGCTGTTCCGCTATATGTAACCTGGTTGTTCTGTCCGGATCTTATCGCTGTGTTTGCGCTGACACTTAAGCCAGCATCCTTACTTCCGCTTACAGTTCCGTAATATACATAACTTCTAAATGCATCCAGCACATCAGTTCTTCCAAGCTTTAATAATTTATCAAGAAGCGAGGTCTCATTTCCTGCACTGATATTGGCAACTCCGGCCACGTCAGCAACACCAAAGCATCCTCCGGCATATTCGCCTGCGACTACGGAACGGATATTCTGTACAGAAACTCCTGCCTCTTCCGTATCCTTCTTACCGAGTACAGTTCCTTCCAGATTTCCGGCAAATCCTCCGGCTGCTTTTGCATAAGAAGTGTTATTACTTTCACTTGTATAAGCACCATTTACGATGATTCCCCAGTCATCCCAGGCTTCCACATCCGCATAACAGATTGTTGCGACTGTGGCATTTAATACTTTTATCAAATCTGCTGGTGTACTTAACAGTTTATTCAGAAGCTGGCTGAGCAATCCTTCTCCTGCAGTTGGATTCAGTGTTGCTACACTTCCTGGTCTGGAGCTTCCGACAAATCCTCCGACATAGCTTCTTCCGTCAACTCGTCTCAGCTTTGTGACCTTGCAGCGTGCATCATTTTCGCCCCAGATCTGTCCACCGATCAGTTTTCCTACATAACCTCCGGCATAACCGCAGGTATCCTTGTCATCTACACCTTCTGACTGGACAATCAGTCCACTCTGATAACCCTCTACCGAAGATTTCTTAATCACCGGCACAAATACATTAAGTACCTGCAGCATTTGTCCTAATTGCAGATTAAGACCGAGGATATCAACTCCTCCAAGCTTTGCTGCTCCGCCGTTTATCATTTCCCCTGCAAAACCGCCGGCACATCGAAGCCCTTTAATTGTCTTCGCCTGATAAGCCTGTCCATTTGTAATAGTTCCGGTCTGCATTGATCCGACATAGCCACCGGCTGCTCCGCCATTTGCCAGTTTTGTCTCATCTCGGTAATTGACTCTTCCTGCTACAACATTGTATCCGTAAGCATACTTTCCTATGATTGCATCCAGTTCAGCCTGATTACTTACTGTTCCATGCTCCGCAAGATCACTTCCGTAACCCCCCTTTTTTCCGACAAACTCCACCCATTTATTCCAGGTTTCATAATCCATCAAGGCAAGTGGTCCGTAAACTGCCGTATTTTCTTCCGTCGGATAGACAACACTAAGAGCTCCCAGGATGTTATCTACTTTTACCAGTCCCCACAACAAGGACAGGTTTCCGGTACTTGCCGTATCTGCTGACTCCATAAGTCCTGTGAAGCCACCAGCAATTTCTTTTCCGTATACTGACCGGATCCGGACTGCTTTGCAGACACTTGTTGGTCCGGTATAAGCTTTACCTTTCCAATTCTTTGTATTGTTTCCCCAGATATGACCGCCTTCATTATGCCCTGCATAACCTCCGGCCATACCTCGTTGTACCTGTGTTGTGGAAGCCGCATCTGCACGAACTGCACCACCACAAGGAATACAAGTCGTAGAGCTGTTTCTGATCGTCGGTACAAAGTCCTCCGCTAATGATGCCAATGTATCTGACACATTAACAAGACCATCTAAGATACCAGTATCGCCAAGGACATTTGCCACATTTCCTGGCTGCAAGTCTCCCACATAACCACCGGCTGTAATCTGGCCAATGATATAAGAAAAGTTATTTGCATTAGAGTCCTGAATATGTCCGCCAGATATCTTTCCGGCAAAACCTCCTGCATCTCCAAGAACGTCATTTGCTGATGCATCGGATGCTGTATTTTTCCAAGTTGCTTTTACTGCAAAACCTCCAACATCTCCTGTAACATTCGAATGTTCTATTGTAGAAACAACGACATTCAATGCATCCAGCACATGATTGATTCCTATTGAGTGACCAAGTACGCTCAATCCTTTTCCAACAGAAGCTGCGGAACCAATATTCATATAACCAATATATCCACCGGCATATCTTGCACCCGTTACTGCATATGTACTATCCTGTCCAAAATAATTTGAACTATCTTCACCCTCTAAATCTTTAGGAGGTGTTACCTTTGTATGTTTTAAATTTGTTACATCACAATGACTAACTTGAACTCCACTGCCATAACCAATAAAGCCACCAGCACTACCAGAATTCGTATCATCCGATTTGATTTTATTAGCCGTAACCGTAAATCCATTATCGGATTTAACTCCTGCATACTGTACATATGGAATGTAAGCATTAATCAGGTTCAGTAAATCTCCGACATTAATATTCAGACCTGTGATTCCTCCAAGAATGCTGATTCCACCTCCAGCATCTGCCAATGCTCCGGAGTAAACATTTCCGCCAAAGCCTCCGGCATAAGACTGCCCGTTTACATGATCCAGATTATAGACAGAATAATAGCTACCTTCTCCTGCGCCTTGGTTGTTAACCGTTCCACTCTGGAAGTTTCCGACAAAACCGCCAGCTGTATCTGCAACAACTCCGCCTTTATCAACATAAGTAACCGTGCACTCTGTATAAGAAGGAAGCAAGTACTTGACAGCACCTAACAACTTATTTGCATTTAGCAAAGCCTTGACATCCGCTTCACCAGCTACATCTGCAAGACCTCCGGTCTGTGAAGAACCTACAAATCCTCCTGCAAAACCATCTGTATCATTTGCTGTTACTTCTCTTAAATTTTTCACATCGGACTTAATGATCTCACAGCTGCTACTCTTTCCGATGAAACCACCGGCTGTGTAATCCATTACTTCGCCGTTGGAATTTGTACCTGTTGCTTGTACAGTCATGCCTCCTGCGATGCCATTTACATGAGCTTCGTTGATTTTGACTCTGACACCTTCTGCCACAGAAAGCAGATTTTCTACTTTCAGCAAGTTGTTCAGTCCTAACAGATTCAAAG
This window of the Mediterraneibacter gnavus ATCC 29149 genome carries:
- a CDS encoding Cna B-type domain-containing protein; protein product: MKKKGRIENRIIAVILCMAILFSQVNIADAADVNPSGTNTSQVVLSDETNMSNDEASTESTVSDEINGSTESESKISGETSENSKNDESESSGGNVKAESTDNIDAYYKDSKICIYNYEQLKQIGSDAYIYTGDKDGQIGSGEVVKSEGTELKYGADAQYILMNDIQMNSEQMWLVPDSFTGTITGTKLEENETPTLYDKETDTIYIYNPYQLMVLAQEESETEPVMSMDYDAPQFGMGQMIYPDGEDQEYLTYSKSHNYVLSQKFNSDKPELVADQLTEKAANGVQWLDGEHADGRTKPGQLYVEVSGKKYILIGNESQLRAIGSNKSVTPRLYVYYKPGLVTGLFGGNPFYSPYYPGDADLGLDAVAKEGATTHGLINPKPDNVKGENSYLYYKDKTNGVENGKYKLANVNLSDDNILAGLLKGVGGLLGTLLGGLTVGTGEFCGVNENGLPDKNIDKYKLRSEYGNLKYSSNANYIIFRDIDLSKDGVNSNQEDDLWTPLMVSGDIKGAKLADGQTMITDGNTILATGKPVISNVNVNQADAMDGSKYIGIGFFGTVTNEVNVNNIGVSAGTVSVSNLELQNVNVQNNTNEHKNTQTIISGLTSGLGWLVGGVVDLLVGVLTFGNVNLNLKDTLSALLNARAKDPTIYATGAFAGRLVGDVSIENCDVTGKVSVSNINDRTGGFVGYTEGVTEYDGLSKALGVTVNALSSLLNAIPGLGLGDLITILLDKALPVGSLIPTGYKNVNIKNCHVENLAGTIGAAGKDYAGGFVGQQVGTRIFDCSVKNSSYSVTAKEYGGGFAGISRDAEIRGLLSDVGVELIRVMQPQSILLNCNLTGCNVTVSGENYQGGIVGAQTNSYAVNCGASGSIAVKASGSYAGGVSGISTVGWITNLGNKEVKDASLLTTVKDLLTGLLSSDPEKAGMLLSLVGIAPSAILGCNMDCSSVSVEAGKSYSGGILGGGDGVYIAESSTEYLNKLPYWKHGGADASSVAQRDNVLTGLKTVTAGENRVGGIAGSVTTANVTGLLNNTLGIGNFLGFTVHHVTVTGVNDGYTVEAKGNYAGGALGEAVGGDVDTVTLNQVKSVIAKNRVGGFAGCAGPGDLAGGNGLTLNLLGLNNLLKVENLLSVAEGVRVKINEAHVNGIAGGMTVQATGTNSNGEVMDYTAGGFIGKSSSCEIIKSDVKNLREVTANDTDGFAGGFVGSSQTGGLADVAGEADVKALLNANKLLGAVKYLLPSYTECTVTYVDKGGVVADTAGGFVGNFQSGTVNNQGAGEGSYYSVYNLDHVNGQSYAGGFGGNVYSGALADAGGGISILGGITGLNINVGDLLNLINAYIPYVQYAGVKSDNGFTVTANKIKSDDTNSGSAGGFIGYGSGVQVSHCDVTNLKHTKVTPPKDLEGEDSSNYFGQDSTYAVTGARYAGGYIGYMNIGSAASVGKGLSVLGHSIGINHVLDALNVVVSTIEHSNVTGDVGGFAVKATWKNTASDASANDVLGDAGGFAGKISGGHIQDSNANNFSYIIGQITAGGYVGDLQPGNVANVLGDTGILDGLVNVSDTLASLAEDFVPTIRNSSTTCIPCGGAVRADAASTTQVQRGMAGGYAGHNEGGHIWGNNTKNWKGKAYTGPTSVCKAVRIRSVYGKEIAGGFTGLMESADTASTGNLSLLWGLVKVDNILGALSVVYPTEENTAVYGPLALMDYETWNKWVEFVGKKGGYGSDLAEHGTVSNQAELDAIIGKYAYGYNVVAGRVNYRDETKLANGGAAGGYVGSMQTGTITNGQAYQAKTIKGLRCAGGFAGEMINGGAAKLGGVDILGLNLQLGQMLQVLNVFVPVIKKSSVEGYQSGLIVQSEGVDDKDTCGYAGGYVGKLIGGQIWGENDARCKVTKLRRVDGRSYVGGFVGSSRPGSVATLNPTAGEGLLSQLLNKLLSTPADLIKVLNATVATICYADVEAWDDWGIIVNGAYTSESNNTSYAKAAGGFAGNLEGTVLGKKDTEEAGVSVQNIRSVVAGEYAGGCFGVADVAGVANISAGNETSLLDKLLKLGRTDVLDAFRSYVYYGTVSGSKDAGLSVSANTAIRSGQNNQVTYSGTAGGFGGSLLNGSVKNSKVTELSNVRGLNSVGGFVGYSGKSGVVKADKIDVIGDNTGQLLGGALGVMDIFGSHIDDCAVTGTDEGYTVQSTNGDEQIAGGFIGYANLARMSNCTAGDKTNQKIGLKQVASGGTAGGFAGRTSFAYLADLKLDSGAVNVIFSLVNELIKALYLDKIQDSNLLKINLGIIKVDALYDGKLLHVNLLGLDISVGLSKKSTDNDQRTDLAIITIGDSSIKLPCDENGLLNDNDAKSNISVSLIKANRTRITDSNVYGVSHGYDVYAGGAGNNNDGDAKDGRSGGFVGFNDEGLLKNNNMYYCDVVRGTKDLVGPFSGKSELDSQYQFNTLDKVEGENNNYRIYRKLDQSLDEIKKNNSILNSSHEKDDASGWDIYTIGHMNPVKTFETLKNAVLASKSDSVKADLNAYESPAKAVLMSDTKTTLNTGESGTPEPSESQDPCDEHIKLTINKVWKDLNNLDKKRPDNITVTISRTWTDAAGKEQTETVPGYGDYIISGSSDKSTWQEVIKGLPAYTTDENKTIHYYTYSVTETKIDGYTTTIKKSDDGFTFTITNKHFPGLPDTGGYGSYLIYLIAVLLFLVYFIMRYKKCKENKKAEKL